A single genomic interval of Nonomuraea rubra harbors:
- a CDS encoding PA14 domain-containing protein, translating into MRKRLPLLLAVLMSVLWQMPTPASAALPERNGLRGDYYLASAAGKFDFAELKASIIDPNLELPDLNPTFKLLTGREDDVTVRWTGQITAKYSETYTFSMIGDNGFRLWVDGQPIIDHWVDDWDKEQTGTPIALEANRKYDIKVEYFEHFGGANLRLRWQSPSQPKAVVPMDALTVPADFQPDGPYDARLNTTGDVATLTYAKPLAALPADAAKKLAVTVGAAAWPVTSATLKSPETVELRLEHPVPAKAGGTVRTSYDGAGGITYADGTPLAAYPFAHVVNASTYVLKTKWTDQVDRNNPLPEYPRPQLARERWRSLNGVWQFAPAKEGEAAPIGKNLAEKIVVPYPVESQLSGIGRHEERMWYRRTFEVPRTWRGERLMLHLDAVDWDATIYVNGKQVATHKGGYDRISVDVTGALKGSGEQELVVGVFDPTDNGAQAIGKQRLNPSGIWYTSVSGIWQTVWIEPVAREHVERVDTEPDLRGQALYVTVHGSPGTATVIARDGRKVVGTVRGETGKELRLPVPNPRLWSPDDPHLYDLEVRLGHDKVESYFGMRSISVAGWRMMLNGKPVFQIGPLDQGFWPDGIYTPPTDEALRYDLEQTKALGFNAVRKHVKVESDRWYHHADKLGLLVWQDMPAAFRTTDRPQYEAELKELVDQHRSSPSVIMWVPFNEGWGQYDQARVANLVKSWDPSRLVNNMSGINCCGAVDGGNGDVKDFHIYPGPGNPGKPSGSRANVIGEYGGLALPVVGHTWSGGGWGYAVEPDPEALTTRYVNMAKELEKLHACEQLSAAIYTQTTDVETEINGLMTYDRAITKPDVRRVHDAHKALTSAIDPACS; encoded by the coding sequence GTGCGTAAGCGCCTCCCGTTGCTGCTGGCCGTACTGATGTCCGTGTTATGGCAGATGCCGACACCAGCCTCGGCAGCCCTTCCCGAGCGGAACGGGCTGCGCGGCGACTACTACCTCGCCTCGGCGGCGGGAAAGTTCGACTTCGCCGAGCTCAAGGCGAGCATCATCGACCCGAACCTGGAACTGCCCGACCTGAACCCCACGTTCAAGCTGCTGACCGGCAGGGAGGATGACGTTACCGTCCGATGGACGGGGCAGATCACTGCCAAGTACTCCGAGACCTACACCTTCTCCATGATCGGCGACAACGGCTTCCGCCTGTGGGTCGACGGGCAGCCGATCATCGACCACTGGGTGGACGACTGGGACAAGGAGCAGACCGGCACCCCCATCGCCCTGGAGGCGAACAGGAAGTACGACATCAAGGTCGAGTACTTCGAGCACTTCGGCGGCGCCAACCTGCGCCTGCGCTGGCAGAGCCCCAGCCAGCCGAAGGCCGTCGTGCCCATGGACGCGCTCACGGTGCCGGCGGACTTCCAGCCCGACGGGCCGTACGACGCCAGGCTGAACACCACCGGCGACGTCGCCACGCTCACCTACGCCAAGCCGCTCGCCGCGCTGCCCGCCGACGCCGCGAAGAAGCTGGCCGTCACCGTCGGCGCCGCCGCCTGGCCGGTCACCTCGGCGACGCTGAAGAGCCCCGAGACCGTCGAGCTCAGGCTGGAGCACCCCGTCCCGGCGAAGGCGGGCGGCACCGTGCGCACCTCCTACGACGGCGCGGGCGGCATCACCTACGCCGACGGCACGCCGCTGGCCGCCTACCCGTTCGCGCACGTGGTCAACGCCTCCACCTACGTCCTGAAGACCAAGTGGACCGACCAGGTGGACAGGAACAACCCGCTGCCCGAGTACCCCAGGCCGCAGCTCGCCCGCGAACGCTGGCGCAGCCTCAACGGCGTCTGGCAGTTCGCGCCGGCCAAGGAGGGCGAGGCCGCGCCCATCGGCAAGAACCTGGCCGAGAAGATCGTCGTGCCGTACCCGGTGGAGTCGCAGCTGTCCGGCATCGGCCGGCACGAGGAGCGCATGTGGTACCGCAGGACGTTCGAGGTGCCGCGCACCTGGCGCGGCGAGCGGCTGATGCTGCACCTCGACGCCGTGGACTGGGACGCCACGATCTACGTCAACGGCAAGCAGGTCGCCACCCACAAGGGCGGCTACGACCGGATCAGCGTGGACGTCACCGGCGCGCTCAAGGGCTCCGGCGAGCAGGAGCTGGTGGTCGGCGTCTTCGACCCGACCGACAACGGCGCCCAGGCCATCGGCAAGCAGCGGCTCAACCCGAGCGGCATCTGGTACACCTCGGTGTCCGGCATCTGGCAGACCGTCTGGATCGAGCCGGTCGCCAGGGAGCATGTCGAGCGCGTGGACACCGAGCCCGACCTGCGCGGCCAGGCCCTGTACGTGACCGTCCACGGCTCGCCCGGCACCGCCACCGTGATCGCCAGGGACGGCCGCAAGGTCGTCGGCACCGTCCGCGGCGAGACCGGCAAGGAGTTGCGCCTGCCCGTCCCGAACCCCAGGCTCTGGTCGCCGGACGACCCCCACCTGTACGACCTGGAGGTCAGGCTCGGCCACGACAAGGTGGAGTCGTACTTCGGGATGCGCTCCATCTCCGTCGCCGGCTGGCGCATGATGCTCAACGGGAAGCCCGTCTTCCAGATCGGCCCGCTCGACCAGGGCTTCTGGCCCGACGGCATCTACACCCCGCCCACCGACGAGGCGCTGCGCTACGACCTGGAGCAGACCAAGGCCCTCGGCTTCAACGCGGTGCGCAAGCACGTCAAGGTCGAGTCCGACCGCTGGTACCACCACGCCGACAAGCTCGGCCTGCTGGTCTGGCAGGACATGCCGGCCGCGTTCAGGACCACCGACAGGCCGCAGTACGAGGCCGAGCTGAAGGAACTGGTCGACCAGCACCGCAGCAGCCCCTCCGTCATCATGTGGGTGCCGTTCAACGAGGGCTGGGGCCAGTACGACCAGGCGCGCGTCGCCAACCTGGTCAAGAGCTGGGACCCGTCCCGCCTGGTCAACAACATGAGCGGCATCAACTGCTGCGGCGCCGTGGACGGCGGCAACGGCGACGTCAAGGACTTCCACATCTACCCCGGCCCCGGAAACCCCGGCAAGCCGTCCGGCAGCCGCGCCAACGTGATCGGCGAGTACGGCGGCCTGGCCCTGCCCGTGGTCGGCCACACCTGGTCCGGCGGCGGCTGGGGATACGCGGTCGAGCCCGACCCCGAGGCCCTCACCACCCGCTACGTGAACATGGCGAAGGAACTGGAGAAGCTGCACGCCTGCGAGCAGCTCAGCGCCGCGATCTACACCCAGACCACCGACGTCGAGACCGAGATCAACGGCCTCATGACGTACGACAGGGCGATCACCAAGCCCGACGTCAGGCGCGTCCACGACGCCCACAAGGCGCTCACGAGCGCGATCGACCCCGCCTGCAGCTGA
- a CDS encoding DeoR/GlpR family DNA-binding transcription regulator: MSDTQSDGRRPVFAAERRQRILELVRANGAVSLRELAQAVHSSEVTVRRDLRALESEGLLNRHHGGATLPGELSRETGYAHKVSLEAAEKAAIADLAGALVEDGDAIVVGPGTTTQEFARRLTRHSELAVVTNSLLVAQVLAGSPRIEVMLTGGSLRGPILALVGSAAEQSLAGLRVRRAFVSGNGLTAERGLSTPNMQVAGVDRALAAAAEEVVVLADHTKIGVDTMVQTVPPDRIDHLVTDDAAPREVLDDLSARGVRLHVAQF, from the coding sequence GTGAGCGACACGCAGAGTGACGGACGCAGGCCCGTGTTCGCCGCCGAGCGCCGGCAGCGCATCCTGGAGCTGGTGCGTGCCAACGGCGCCGTGTCGCTGCGCGAGCTGGCCCAGGCGGTGCACTCCTCCGAGGTCACCGTCCGCCGCGACCTGCGCGCGCTGGAGTCGGAGGGCCTGCTCAACCGCCACCACGGCGGCGCGACCCTGCCCGGCGAGCTGTCGCGCGAGACCGGCTACGCGCACAAGGTCTCGCTGGAGGCGGCCGAGAAGGCCGCCATCGCCGACCTGGCCGGCGCGCTGGTCGAGGACGGCGACGCGATCGTGGTCGGCCCCGGCACCACCACCCAGGAGTTCGCCCGCCGCCTGACCAGGCACTCCGAGCTGGCCGTGGTCACCAACTCGCTGCTGGTCGCGCAGGTGCTGGCCGGCTCGCCGCGCATCGAGGTGATGCTGACCGGCGGCTCCCTGCGCGGCCCGATCCTCGCCCTGGTGGGCAGCGCGGCCGAGCAGTCGCTGGCCGGGCTGCGCGTGCGCAGGGCGTTCGTCTCGGGCAACGGGCTGACCGCCGAGCGCGGCCTGTCCACGCCGAACATGCAGGTGGCGGGCGTCGATCGGGCGCTGGCGGCGGCGGCCGAGGAGGTCGTCGTGCTGGCCGACCACACCAAGATCGGCGTCGACACGATGGTGCAGACCGTGCCGCCCGACCGCATCGACCACCTGGTCACCGACGACGCCGCGCCGCGCGAGGTGCTCGACGACCTGAGCGCGCGCGGGGTCCGGCTGCACGTGGCCCAGTTCTGA
- a CDS encoding sugar ABC transporter ATP-binding protein — MLQVAGVLKAFQGVTALDHVTMSVRTGEVHALVGGNGAGKSTLVKVLSGVHQPDAGELRLLGEPVRFTGPADARRAGIATIHQETNLVPTMSVARNLLLGREPRGRLGLIDAAAVHARAEEVLAAYGLEVDVRRPLGSLGEGACQIVALARAASADARLVIMDEPTTALDHDELETLFAAVGRLREQGRSVIYVTHRMEELYGICDRVTVLRDGRVVHTGPLAGLDRLRLVSLMLGRPFHPVEPAPQAGEPDVPADAPILEAKGLTRHHMLDGVSLEMRAGEVVGLGGLLGAGRSETARAIAGALPVDAGQVTVAGRASAQARKWSVRSAVRAGIGLVPENRKTEGIVPTLSVRDNIALAALPRLSRAGIVSDTQVDSIVATFMRRLGIKAVSPRQPAGELSGGNQQKVLLARWLAMHPKVLLLDEPTRGVDVATKLEMQALLDELAVDGLAILLISSDVAELVENCDSVVVLRDGAITEQLTGPEVTEDRLLAALAKD; from the coding sequence GTGCTACAGGTCGCTGGCGTTCTCAAGGCGTTCCAGGGGGTCACCGCCCTCGACCACGTCACCATGTCCGTGCGCACCGGCGAGGTGCACGCCCTGGTCGGGGGCAACGGCGCGGGCAAGTCCACGCTGGTGAAGGTGCTGTCGGGCGTCCACCAGCCCGACGCGGGCGAGCTGCGCCTGCTCGGCGAGCCGGTCAGGTTCACCGGGCCCGCCGACGCCAGACGGGCCGGGATCGCCACCATCCACCAGGAGACGAACCTCGTACCGACCATGAGCGTGGCCCGCAACCTGCTGCTCGGCAGGGAGCCGCGGGGCCGGCTCGGGCTGATCGACGCCGCCGCCGTGCACGCGCGCGCCGAGGAGGTGCTGGCCGCGTACGGGCTGGAGGTGGACGTGCGCCGCCCGCTCGGGTCGCTCGGCGAGGGCGCCTGCCAGATCGTGGCGCTGGCGCGGGCCGCCTCCGCGGACGCCCGCCTGGTCATCATGGACGAGCCCACCACGGCGCTGGACCACGACGAGCTGGAGACCCTGTTCGCCGCCGTCGGCCGGCTGCGCGAGCAGGGCCGCTCGGTCATCTACGTCACGCACCGCATGGAGGAGCTGTACGGGATCTGCGACCGCGTCACGGTGCTGCGCGACGGCCGCGTCGTGCACACGGGCCCGCTGGCCGGGCTCGACCGGCTGCGGCTGGTCTCGCTCATGCTCGGCCGCCCCTTCCACCCGGTGGAGCCCGCGCCGCAGGCGGGCGAGCCGGACGTGCCCGCCGACGCGCCGATCCTGGAGGCCAAGGGCCTGACCCGGCACCACATGCTGGACGGGGTGTCGCTGGAGATGCGGGCCGGCGAGGTCGTCGGCCTGGGCGGCCTGCTCGGCGCCGGGCGCAGCGAGACCGCGCGCGCCATCGCCGGCGCGCTGCCGGTGGACGCAGGCCAGGTCACGGTGGCCGGCCGCGCGTCGGCGCAGGCGCGCAAGTGGTCGGTCAGGAGCGCCGTGCGCGCCGGGATCGGCCTGGTGCCGGAGAACAGGAAGACCGAGGGCATCGTGCCGACCCTGTCGGTGCGCGACAACATCGCCCTGGCCGCGCTGCCCCGCCTGTCGCGGGCGGGCATCGTGTCGGACACGCAGGTGGACAGCATCGTGGCGACGTTCATGCGGCGGCTGGGCATCAAGGCGGTCTCGCCCCGACAGCCCGCCGGCGAGCTGTCGGGCGGCAACCAGCAGAAGGTGCTGCTGGCCCGGTGGCTGGCCATGCATCCCAAGGTGCTGCTGCTGGACGAGCCGACCCGGGGCGTGGACGTGGCGACCAAGCTGGAGATGCAGGCGCTGCTCGACGAGCTGGCCGTGGACGGCCTGGCCATCCTGCTGATCTCGTCGGACGTGGCCGAGCTGGTGGAGAACTGCGACAGCGTGGTCGTGCTCAGGGACGGCGCGATCACCGAGCAGCTCACCGGCCCGGAGGTCACCGAGGACCGCCTGCTGGCCGCCCTGGCCAAGGACTGA